In Gimesia panareensis, the genomic window CTGAAGAATTCCTGATGAATATGAATATCAGCAGGAATAAACGGAAAGCCTATCTGGACAAGCTGGCCGCACAGATCATCCTGCAATCGTTTCTGGACAGTCCGAACCGCGACCAAAAACCGGAATCTTTTTGAACCGATTCCGTCCCTGTTCCCGTATAATAGATGAAAACGCTTTGCTTACTGAACTATGTCAGATCAGAAACACGAACGGACATTGATGAAACAACATCCTCTGGATCGCGAAGAATATATCGAACAGGTCTACTTCTTCCGCAACTATCGCGAGCGGCTGGAAGATGCGATTCCCTCGCAGGTCATTCTGGCCACGATTTACGAAGAGATTCTGGCAACCACCAAACTTCCGATGGCAATCGACTTTCTCAAAAGCGAACTGCTGCTGACCGGTCGGATCTCGGATGGAATGGGAAAACTCGCGCATTACTTCACCCCGTTTCAGACCTTTATCCTCAAAAATGCGGAAGATGAGAAATCAAAATTCGATCAGAAAACGGCTTTGAAAATCCTGGAACGGGAGGCTGAATATCGTTCTGAATCTCCCAGCAGTGCCGGCCTGTTTATCTATCAGTTTGAATGCATCTCACGTAATCGTCTCGGCTATCACGTCGGACTGGAAGCGATCTCCCGGGACACACAGTACGATGCAGACTGGTCGGAATGGATTCGCAAACTCAAGATTCAGCTCGGTGCCGTCGATTTTGCCGATCTGCTCTATTTACGATCCCAGCATTTTGTCGATGAACAAAGGCGCATACCGGGTAATGCCGACTTTGAACCCAGCTCTCCAATTCTGTTCAGCAGTCAGGATGGCAGAATTGCGAAAGCGAATCACAACCGGGATCCGCTATACATGTTTGCTGCCCTGCAGCGACAACTGGGGTATCCCAAAGTTCCCCGCAGTCTGGCCAAACCAGATAAACTCATATTTCATCCGGCTTTAGAGGCACGATTACATAAAATTGAGATGCGACTGCAACTGATCGACGCTGAACTCAAAGGGAAATTTGATTTGAAACAATTCATGGTGAAGGATCAGAGATTTGACGATCTGGATCTCAATAGAGACATATGAACACACGGTCATATTTTCCTGCAATTTTGAAATATGACTTGTCAACGACCACCTGTTTTCCCTAACATTAGAGTATCGAAGCTGTACTTATCGCATGATCAGGCGAAACTGGTCAGTAAACTGGAAAGTTTCTTGAGAATTTAACGCTTTGACTTTGTCTCATTAACATTCAGGAGGTAACATCCCACCAGCTTTGTTAAACGTTCCCGCCTAAAAAACTTAGAGAGTAATGCCTTTAATTTCCCACCTTTAACCTACACCCGCCTTATGTAGGACCTTTTGAAAGGCTCACGAAGATGTCTACGATCACTATTGATGCGCCCGAAGCGCGCCCACTGTATCCCTCCACAACTGCCCACCACCAGACGCAAATTCAGTCCATTGTTAAAACAATCATCTGGACTGCAGGTACAATCATCTTCTGTCTGGCAATGTTCGATTTTTATGCCCAGACTTATGCACATGAAACCGAAATCGCTCTGCAGCAGGCACAGGCTGAAAAACTCGATCTCAACCAGGATCTCAGACTGAATGATATTGCCCCTTATATCGCAGGCGCTCCCATCATCAGCACTCGTCCTGCAGACAAATACACACATATGTGCAAAGAAATGAAGCAATACACCTGGAAAGGCTTTTTCAAGAATTACACCCTTTCCCTGTATGTCGGTCTGGGTGAAAACCCATCGATTGACTACGTGCATGGTCCCGGCAACGTAACCGAAGAGTCACATAGACCCATTGCTCCCAAGATTAATCATATCGTGGATCTGGATTAATCCACCGCTGGTTGAACATCAGCCTTGGGCAGACTATAACATCTGCTCAAGGCTTTTTTTATTGATTGAACATTTCCAGCACAAATTCGCCACGCCCCAGCTACGACACAGAACAGCAAGAAAATCACATGGAACGCATCGAAGGCCACCTCTATGACTATCCGAAATACTATGACCTGATTTTTGGTGATGACTGGAAAGCGGAATTTGACTTTCTACAGAACTGTTTTGAAAAGCATGCCACCCGTAAGGTCAAACGACTCTTTGAACCCGCTTGTGGGACCGGACGTTTACTGATCAAACTGGCTCAGGCAGGCTATCAGGTAGCCGGTAACGACCTCAATCCGCATGCCATCAAATACTGCAACGACCGGCTGGAACGCAGTGGGTTTCCCCGCTCCGCAGAGCTGGGGGACATGTCCGATTTCAAGCTGAAACGGCCCGTAGACGCTGCGTTCAATACGATCAACAGCTTCCGCCACCTGCCGAGCGAGACGGCTGCAGAGAATCATCTGAAATGCGTGGCAAATGCCCTGAAACCCGGAGGATTGTATATCCTGGGACTGCATCTGACTCCAACGGAAGGCGAACCGATGCAGAGCGAAAGCTGGTCAGCCCGTAGAGGAAATCTACAGATCAACTCGCACATGCAGTCCATCTGGACGGATCTGAAAAAACGCAACGAGCATCTGGAAATGACGTTTGATGTCTATACACCGACCCGCCAGTTCCAGCTGTTTGACACGATGGACTATCGCACCTACACCGCCCCCCAGTTTGACGCGTTACTGGCCAAAGTCCCCGAACTGGAAGTGGTCGAACTCTATGACTTCATGTACGAGATGGACTTTACCATCAAGATTGATGCGCGGACCGAAGATGTTGTCTTTATTCTGCGGAAGAAATAGTCGGCTGCTTGTAAAAAGCAGAATCCGTAATTACCCTTCGCTCGCTTCGGCATTGGGAAGCACGCGGGTACCAATATTCTCGCCCGCAACGGCTTTTTCGATATTCCCCACTTTGCGGAAGTTGAACACCAGAATCGGAATTCCGTGTTCCATGCAGTGATGCAGGGCCTGGGCATCCATCACCTGCAGATTCTTATGCAGAACATCCTGATAACTGATTTCCGAGAAACGGACCGCGTGGGGATTCTTTTCAGGATCGTCAGAATAAATCCCATCAACTTTGGTCGCTTTGAGCAGGATATCGGCATCGATTTCGCGAGAACGTAAGGCGGCAGCGGTATCTGTGGTTACAAAGGGGCTACCGGTCCCCGCAGCCAGAATCACCACACGGCCTTTTTCCAGATGCCGGATACAGCGTCTTCTGATGAATGGTTCCGCGACCCCTTCCATCCGGATCGCAGTCTGCAAGCGTGTCGCGACTCCGGCCATTTCCAGAGCATCCTGCAGAGCCAGGCCGTTAATGACAGTCGCCAGCATCCCCATGTAGTGCGCTGTCGCTGGATTGATCGAACCACTGGAAGAGGAAAACTGTTTCCCCCGCAGAATATTTCCACCACCACAGACGATTGCCAGTTGCACCCCGGAATCAACGAGCCGTTTAATCTGCGCTGAAATGGACTCCAGCTCTGACATGCTGATGCCCCCTTCTCCATCACGGCAGAAAACTTCGCCACTCAATTTGAGCAGCACACGCTGGTAGGCAGGTTTCAACAGGGGAGCAGGAGAATCATTCATCCGTGGATTCCTCAATGTCAGAAAAGTTGCTTAGATTAGATACGGAGTGCAGACAGTGTAGAAAAAAACGCACGCGCGCCCGGGGCACGCATGCGTCTATCGGTAATTTATATTAGCCGCCAATCGCCCAACGGGTGAATGAAACAGCTTCCAGTCCTTTCTCTGCCAGAGCCTGGCTGACGGTCTTGGAATCATCAACAGCAAACGGCTGATAAACCAGTACACCCTGCTCAACAAAGAAAGTCTTCATTCGGCCATCAACGATTTTCTCGATGATATTATCGGGCTTGCCGGTGGCCTTGGCTTCTTCAATCAGACGATTCCGCTCTTCTTCAACAACAGCAGAATCGAGTTCATCTTCTTTGACAACGGTAGGCTTCAGAGCTGCGATGTGCATCGCGACCCCTCGCAGCAGTTCCGCATCAGCAGCATCGCCGGCAGCCTGGAACAGAACGCCAGTCTTGCCGTCATGGTGCACATAGCTGCCACAGGGAGCTTTGGCACGAGCGATTTGGGAAACCACGATCTTTTCACGGATCTTGTTGAGCATATCCATGAAGTCGTCGTTCAGGGTTTTCCCGGCTGACTTTTCAGAAGGCAGTGCCAGCAGTTCTTCAACAGTATTGACTTCCGGATTCGCCAGCAGCTGAACAGCACAGGTGTTCGAAAAGTTGACCAGATCTTCACCACCGGCAACCGGTGCTGATTCACAGACCACTTCCAGCATCACAGTATCAGAACCATCATCGCTGGTCAGAACAGTAATCCGACCTTCACTGGTTGCGTTATCACTTCGCTTCAGCTGAATTTTACCAGCTTCTTCACGCAGAATTTCAATTGCTTTATCCTGATCGCCATCTGCTTCCTGCAACGCTTTTTTGCATGCCATCATCGGCAGGTCAGTCATTTCGCGTAACGCTTTCACGGCTGCTGCTGTGATTTCAGCCATCTCAGTCATCTCCTTCGTAAGCAATTCACTGGGAAATTGCTTTAAATTCTAATCCGATGTAATTGTTGATATTCATTGTGCTGCTGCCGACCGGCCAGTCAACCAGATCAGCAGCAGTCACGATCACTGTCTTTCTTAGACACTCGATTACAGAGAAGGTACCGGCTTTAAATCTTCTTCGCCGCCTTCATTTTCATCTTTTTTACCGGTGTCGGGCAGTTTTTCTTTTCCGGTCATCACGGCAGAAGCCAGCTGATTCATCACCAGACGGATGGAACGGATACTGTCATCGTTACCGGGAATCGGCAGATCGACTTCATCCGGATCAGAATCGGTATCAATCAGACCGACCACTTTGATCCCCAGAATATGGGCTTCGTGAACTGCGTTCTTTTCCTTGGTTGGATCGACAACGACCAGTGCTTCCGGCAGACGGTTCATGGTTCGGATACCGTTCAGGTTACGGAAGACTTTTCGCTTTTCACGCTGCAGTGTGGACTGCATTTTCTTCGAGTAAGAATTGATTTCGCCGGTTTCTTCCAGTGTTTCCAGCTCTTCCAGACGTTTCAGACGGTTACGCACAGTCCGGAAGTTGGTCAGTGCCCCACCCAGCCAGCGTTCGGTTACATAAGGCATGCCACAAGCGATCGCGGCATCGCGAATCGGGCCCTGGGCCTGTTTTTTAGTTCCAACAAACAGGATCAGACTGCCCTGTGAAGAGACCCGTTCCAGATATTTTTTGCCCCGCAGAATTCCGCGGACCGTTTCTTTCAGGTCGATGATATGAATTTGATTCCGGCGTCCGTAGATGTAGGGACGCATCTTGGGGTTCCAGCGGCTGGTCTTGTGGCCGTAGTGAACACCCGCTTCAAGAATATCTTTAACAACTAAATCAGCCATCTTCTAACTCCTCATTTTAAAGGGCACATGACCTGCCAGGGGCCACGTTCTTAAGTAAATACAATCAATAGACTTATCTACTGAAGGCGTCTGTCATGAAATTCCAGTTCTCTAAGCGCACTCTGAGCTGACAACACTGCGGCGTGCGAATGGATGGATACTATCGGAGTTATCGGCGCCCGTCAAACCATGCGACCGTTAATTCAGGGAATTGAATCGAATTTGAAGCACCCGTTCCGGGAAGTTGGTCTCATCCTGAATAGCGGGAGTCGATATACTCCTGAAAAGCCCGTTTAAGTTAAGAATCTGTCACCTGTTGCGAATGTATTAGAATACAGAATCCCGGCATTCCACAGCGACTCAATCGAAAAGCAAATATGTCATCCACACTGCACGTATTTTCCAACACCACCTGCCAGCTCAGAGACAGTCTGCGCGCTCTGGAGCAGCAGTCCGCTCAGCTGGAACTTCCCGGTCTGGCTGGCCGCGAGTGGTTTGAGATACTGGAACGGAAACTGATTCCCCAGCTGGCGGATCAGATCTATCTGGTCGTCGCCGTCGTCGGCGGGACCAACATCGGTAAAAGCGTGATTTTCAATCATCTGGTAAACCAGCAGACCAGCGCCATCAGCCCACTGGCATCACAGACCAGACACCCGGTCTGCCTGGTTCCCTCCGGCTTTGAAAATCGGCACGATTTGACAAAAGTCTTCCAGGGATTCCAGCTGGTTCCCTGGTCATCTGCAGAAGACCCTCTCAGAACCGATGAACAGCACCTCCTGTTCTGGCAGGAATGCAGCCCCCTGGCCCCGAACCTGCTGGTTTTGGATACGCCAGACATCGACAGCGATGCTGAGGTCAACTGGGAACGAGCCGAACGCATCCGGCAGTCTGCTGATGTCCTGGTGACCGTGCTGACGCAGCAGAAATACAATGACGCGGCTGTCAAAAAGTTCTTCCGCGAAGCAGCGCGGGAAGAGAAAGTCATTATCACCGTGTTCAATCAATGCCAGTTGCCCGACGACGAAGAGTACTGGCCTCTCTGGTTGAATACGTTCTGCCAGGAAACAGGAGTCGATCCGGAACTCGTATTCATTGCCCCCAATGACCGACAGGCAGCCAACAATCTGCAGCTCCCCTTTTATCGGCGTTTCTTTGAACCTGCGACTGATGCGAGCTCAGAAAATCTGAAAGCGGAAACACCCGAGACCGATTCTCCTCTAAACCTGATGCAGGTTCTCTCCGAACTGCATTTCGATGAAATCAAAGTCCGCACTCTCAAAGGGGCACTCCACTATCTGAGCGACCAGGAGACCGGTGTGCCCGCTTACCTGCGGGAAATCAAGGCCCGGAGCCAGGAGTTTCTGGCTGCATCGGAGCTGCTCTCCGAACATGAACTGGCTGAGATTGATAACTGGCCCCTGGTACCCAATCCCGTCATCGTGCATGCGATTCGCAAGTGGTGGCAGGAACAGCGGGAAGGCTGGTCGGCTCACGTCCACGGTTTCTACAATGCGATTGGTAAAGGTGTGCTCTGGCCCGTGCGATACCTGCATTCGCTGGCCACCGAAGAAAAACAACCTCCCATGGAGCTCTATCGCGAACAGGAATGGTCAGTGGTGTTGCAGACGGTCGAAGGGATCTACGATCGTCTGACCCTGGTCAGCGAGTTGGGAAATGAATTGCTCACCAACCGCCTGAAATCGCTGCTCAAGGGAACCTCGCGCGAGGAATTACTTAAAATCCTGCATCAGGAACACGCTGCATTCGATTTTGATGGCCAGCTCGAAGAACTGATTGACCGGGAAATGACGTTCTTCAAAGAGGAAAGCCCCCAGTATTACACGTTCCTCAAACAACTGGATCGTGTGGCAGCCGTCGGTCGTCCCGCCCTGAGTGTAGGCCTGTTCTTCGTGGGCTTCGGCGCCGTGGGCGATGCAGGCACGCAACTGGTTACCGATACCATGATCCAGTCGGTGGTCAACGTCGCCGGTGACGTTGCCGGGGGCGCCGCAACCACGACGGTCGGGGAGACCGCCGTCAGCAGTACGACTGCCACCGGGATGGGATACCTCGAAGCAAAGTTTCGCAGATTCCATGCCGTCTTCGCCCAAAAACGAACCGAATGGCTGGCAACTGCGATCCGCGAACACTTGTTGAAAACACTGCCGGAAGAACTGAAATCAGCCGTCTCTCTGCCCGACTCCGAGGCATATCTGGTGGTCCAGAAACTGACGATTGAACTCGAAACAGAATTGAAACAACTGCAGGTCTCACTCTAGAGCCTGTCCAGGCGAATATGAATTTAGCACAGGACCTGATTCCTCATGCCCACGTCGGAAATCGCACAAATTGAAATGCTGGCAGCCGTGGATGGACTGATCCAGCAACTGACCAACTGGAGTCAGCAGCCCACCGGATGGAAAACGGCACAACAGTGCCAGGCCGTGATCCAGCAGCTGCTTCCCCGTCTGGACATGCTGCGGATTCGTCTGGAATCGCCGCTGGTGGTTGCCACCTTTGGGGGGACTGGAACCGGCAAAAGCAGTCTGGTCAATGCCCTGATCGGCTCCTATTGCACGACCTCGGGTCGCCAGCGTCCCACAACCACACAGCCGGTGCTGATTGCGCACCCTGACACGGATCTGGACCGACTGGGACTCGACCTGAGCCAGTTTCAGGTGGAACAGAAACCGCTGGATCAGCTGCGGAATATTATTCTAATCGACTGCCCCGACCCGGATACCTCAGAAGAAACGGAAGGGGAAAATAACCTTACCCGACTGCAGCACATCGTTCCCCTCTGCGATATCCTGC contains:
- the rpsB gene encoding 30S ribosomal protein S2; its protein translation is MADLVVKDILEAGVHYGHKTSRWNPKMRPYIYGRRNQIHIIDLKETVRGILRGKKYLERVSSQGSLILFVGTKKQAQGPIRDAAIACGMPYVTERWLGGALTNFRTVRNRLKRLEELETLEETGEINSYSKKMQSTLQREKRKVFRNLNGIRTMNRLPEALVVVDPTKEKNAVHEAHILGIKVVGLIDTDSDPDEVDLPIPGNDDSIRSIRLVMNQLASAVMTGKEKLPDTGKKDENEGGEEDLKPVPSL
- the pyrH gene encoding UMP kinase; amino-acid sequence: MNDSPAPLLKPAYQRVLLKLSGEVFCRDGEGGISMSELESISAQIKRLVDSGVQLAIVCGGGNILRGKQFSSSSGSINPATAHYMGMLATVINGLALQDALEMAGVATRLQTAIRMEGVAEPFIRRRCIRHLEKGRVVILAAGTGSPFVTTDTAAALRSREIDADILLKATKVDGIYSDDPEKNPHAVRFSEISYQDVLHKNLQVMDAQALHHCMEHGIPILVFNFRKVGNIEKAVAGENIGTRVLPNAEASEG
- a CDS encoding class I SAM-dependent methyltransferase, whose amino-acid sequence is MERIEGHLYDYPKYYDLIFGDDWKAEFDFLQNCFEKHATRKVKRLFEPACGTGRLLIKLAQAGYQVAGNDLNPHAIKYCNDRLERSGFPRSAELGDMSDFKLKRPVDAAFNTINSFRHLPSETAAENHLKCVANALKPGGLYILGLHLTPTEGEPMQSESWSARRGNLQINSHMQSIWTDLKKRNEHLEMTFDVYTPTRQFQLFDTMDYRTYTAPQFDALLAKVPELEVVELYDFMYEMDFTIKIDARTEDVVFILRKK
- a CDS encoding GTPase translates to MSSTLHVFSNTTCQLRDSLRALEQQSAQLELPGLAGREWFEILERKLIPQLADQIYLVVAVVGGTNIGKSVIFNHLVNQQTSAISPLASQTRHPVCLVPSGFENRHDLTKVFQGFQLVPWSSAEDPLRTDEQHLLFWQECSPLAPNLLVLDTPDIDSDAEVNWERAERIRQSADVLVTVLTQQKYNDAAVKKFFREAAREEKVIITVFNQCQLPDDEEYWPLWLNTFCQETGVDPELVFIAPNDRQAANNLQLPFYRRFFEPATDASSENLKAETPETDSPLNLMQVLSELHFDEIKVRTLKGALHYLSDQETGVPAYLREIKARSQEFLAASELLSEHELAEIDNWPLVPNPVIVHAIRKWWQEQREGWSAHVHGFYNAIGKGVLWPVRYLHSLATEEKQPPMELYREQEWSVVLQTVEGIYDRLTLVSELGNELLTNRLKSLLKGTSREELLKILHQEHAAFDFDGQLEELIDREMTFFKEESPQYYTFLKQLDRVAAVGRPALSVGLFFVGFGAVGDAGTQLVTDTMIQSVVNVAGDVAGGAATTTVGETAVSSTTATGMGYLEAKFRRFHAVFAQKRTEWLATAIREHLLKTLPEELKSAVSLPDSEAYLVVQKLTIELETELKQLQVSL
- the tsf gene encoding translation elongation factor Ts → MAEITAAAVKALREMTDLPMMACKKALQEADGDQDKAIEILREEAGKIQLKRSDNATSEGRITVLTSDDGSDTVMLEVVCESAPVAGGEDLVNFSNTCAVQLLANPEVNTVEELLALPSEKSAGKTLNDDFMDMLNKIREKIVVSQIARAKAPCGSYVHHDGKTGVLFQAAGDAADAELLRGVAMHIAALKPTVVKEDELDSAVVEEERNRLIEEAKATGKPDNIIEKIVDGRMKTFFVEQGVLVYQPFAVDDSKTVSQALAEKGLEAVSFTRWAIGG